Proteins encoded within one genomic window of Carassius gibelio isolate Cgi1373 ecotype wild population from Czech Republic chromosome A4, carGib1.2-hapl.c, whole genome shotgun sequence:
- the LOC127980726 gene encoding ral GTPase-activating protein subunit beta-like: CALVSLLPVSVSLSALATQAGVELRRKGSQMSTDTMVSNPMFDANEFPDNYESGRAEACGTLCRIFCSKKTGEDILPVYLSRFYMVLIQGLQISDFICRPVLASIILNSSALFCSDLKGINVVVPYFISALETILPDRELSKFKSYVNPTELRRASIHILLSMIPLPHHFGNVKSEVLLEGKFSNDDSSLHDKAVTFLSLKLRLVNILIGALQTETDSINTQMILAAMLNIVQDSALLESVGAQAEVGSVDGSHSLDKSHSRNNSGISNASAGSSEATTPDSERPAQALMRDYALHTDTAPGLLIRSIHLLTQRLNSQWRLDMSISLAALELLAGLAKVKVSVESSDRKRAVSSVCSYIVYQCSRPAPLHSRDLHSMIVAAFHCLCVWLTEHPDMLNEKDCLIEVLEIVELGISGSKSKTSEQEVKYKGDKEHNPASMRVKDAAEATLSCIMQVLGAFPSPSGSASPCSLLNEDTLIKYSRLTSTSHSNFRYFVLDNSVILAMLEQPLGNEQNPCPSVTMLIRGMSGRHAWTMQLFHQPRGARANQKQVFVPESRPAPKNDVGIRFNVKHRPFPEEVDKIPFVKADLSIPDLHDIVDKELEQQHEKLRGVMGKQIDYETKLEHCTEDLWRNKPFPDPLTDCKPPAPAQEFQTARLFLSHFGFLSLEALKEPGNSRLPPHLIALDSSVPGFFDDISYLDLLPSRPCDTVFIFYMKAGQKSSQEILRNVESSANVQPHFLELLLSLGWAVEVGQHPGWTGSVFTSWTINTSSGAETPDDSVTLGDTGGGVFNGEKRVLYYADALTEIAFVVPSLSDSSAESSEHSFPTADSESQMEMLPSSLKQPNLTLELFPNHSDNMGPSQRSPTVKSRKLPAGRTIPLLGPDAKVLVVWVERYDDIENFPVSEFLAETSTGVETTVNSSTSRSSSSEKDVPIIFIHPLKTGLFRIKLHGALGKFSMVIPLVDNMVVSRRSLGFLVRQTVINACRRKRLESDSYSPPHVRRKQKIAEIVNRYRNKQLEPEFYTSLFQEVGETSLNP, encoded by the exons TGTGTGCGCTTGTGTCTCTCCttcctgtctctgtctctctctcagcccTGGCGACTCAAGCTGGAGTTGAACTGAGACGTAAAGGCTCTCAGATGTCCACAGACACCATGGTGTCCAACCCCATGTTCGACGCCAATGAGTTTCCTGATAACTACGAGTCGGGTCGAGCCGAAGCGTGTGGGACGCTGTGCAGGATCTTCTGCAGTAAGAAGACCGGAGAGGACATACTTCCAGTGTACCTGTCCAG GTTCTACATGGTTCTCATCCAGGGTCTTCAGATATCAGACTTCATCTGCCGGCCGGTTTTAGCCAGCATCATCCTCAACTCTTCAGCTCTGTTCTGCTCCGATCTCAAAGGGATCAATGTTGTGGTTCCTTACTTCATATCTGCGCTGGAGACCATCCTCCCGGATCG AGAGTTGTCTAAGTTTAAGTCGTATGTGAACCCCACCGAGCTCAGGAGAGCTTCCATCCATATCCTGCTGTCCATGATTCCTCTTCCTCACCACTTTGGGAACGTCAAATCAGAG GTTTTGTTGGAGGGGAAATTCAGCAATGATGACAGCTCTCTTCATGACAAGGCGGTCACCTTCCTTTCCCTGAAGCTGCGATTGGTCAATATTTTGATTGGCGCCCTGCAAACAGAGACCGACTCGATCAATACACAGATGATTCTAG CGGCAATGCTGAATATCGTCCAGGATTCGGCTCTGTTGGAGTCTGTTGGTGCTCAAGCTGAAGTG GGCAGTGTGGATGGAAGCCATTCTCTGGATAAGAGCCACAGTCGTAATAACAGCGGCATCAGCAACGCTAGCGCAGGCAGCTCCGAGGCTACGACTCCAGACAGCGAACGCCCCGCACAGGCCCTGATGAGGGACTACG CTCTCCACACAGACACAGCGCCCGGGCTTCTGATCCGCAGCATCCACCTGCTGACCCAGAGACTCAACTCCCAGTGGAGACTGGACATGAGCATCTCGCTGGCCGCCCTCGAGCTGCTGGCCGGCCTCGCCAAG GTGAAGGTGAGCGTGGAGTCGTCGGATCGTAAGCGTGCCGTCAGCTCCGTCTGCAGTTATATCGTGTATCAGTGCAGTCGTCCGGCTCCGCTTCACTCCAGAGATCTGCACTCCATGATCGTGGCTGCGTTCCACTGTCTGTGCGTCTGGCTCACGGAGCACCCCGACATGCTCAATGAGAAG GATTGTCTGATCGAGGTTCTGGAAATCGTCGAGCTCGGGATCTCGGGCAGTAAGTCCAAAACCAGCGAACAGGAAGTGAAGTACAAAGGTGATAAAGAGCACAACCCGGCGTCGATGAGGGTCAAAGATGCTGCCGAGGCCACGTTATCCTG tataATGCAGGTGTTAGGAGCGTTCCCGTCTCCCAGCGGCTCCGCGTCGCCCTGCAGTCTCCTGAACGAGGACACGCTGATCAAATACTCCCGACTCACCTCCACGTCTCACAGCAACTTCAGATACTTCGTCCTGGACAACTCTGTGATCCTGGCCATGCTGGAGCAGCCGCTGGGAAACGAGCAGA ACCCCTGTCCGTCAGTCACCATGTTGATCAGAGGCATGTCTGGACGACACGCGTGGACAATGCAGCTCTTCCATCAGCCTCGAGGAGCAAGAGCCAATCAGAAG CAAGTGTTTGTTCCTGAAAGCCGTCCGGCTCCCAAAAACGATGTCGGGATTCGGTTTAACGTCAAGCACAGGCCGTTCCCAGAGGAAGTGGATAAGATCCCGTTCGTGAAAGCCGACCTGAGCATCCCGGATCTCCATGACATTGTGGATAAAGAG ctggaGCAGCAGCACGAGAAGCTGCGAGGCGTGATGGGAAAGCAGATCGATTACGAGACCAAACTGGAGCACTGCACGGAGGACTTGTGGAGGAACAAACCCTTCCCAGATCCGCTGACAGACTGTAAACCTCCGGCTCCCGCTCAAGAGTTCCAGACGGCCCGCCTCTTCCTGTCGCACTTCGGCTTCCTGTCACTAGAGGCGCTCAAG GAGCCTGGAAACAGTCGACTGCCTCCTCACCTCATCGCTCTGGACTCATCTGTGCCGGGCTTTTTCGACGACATCAGCTACCTGGACCTGTTACCGTCCCGGCCGTGTGACACCGTGTTCATCTTCTACATGAAAGCTGGACAGAAGAGCAGCCAAGAG ATCTTGAGGAACGTGGAGTCGTCTGCAAACGTACAGCCTCACTTCCTGgagctgctgctgtctctgggATGGGCAGTGGAGGTCGGACAGCATCCGGGATGGACAGGAAGTGTGTTCACCAGCTGGACCATCAACACATCCAGCGGTGCTGAGACTCcag atgattcagtgactctggGAGACACAGGCGGCGGTGTGTTTAACGGAGAGAAGCGGGTGCTCTATTACGCAGACGCTCTGACAGAAATCGCCTTTGTGGTGCCGTCCCTCAGCGACTCGTCCG CGGAGTCCTCGGAGCACAGCTTCCCGACCGCAGACTCCGAATCTCAGATGGAGATGTTACCCAGTTCACTGAAGCAGCCCAACCTCACGCTGGAGCTCTTCCCTAATCACTCCGACAACATGGGACCCTCACAACGG TCCCCGACAGTGAAAAGCAGGAAGTTGCCGGCTGGAAGGACGATCCCGCTGTTAGGACCGGACGCTAAAGTCTTGGTTGTGTGGGTTGAGCGATACGATGACATAG AGAACTTTCCCGTGTCGGAGTTCCTGGCGGAGACGAGCACCGGTGTGGAGACGACGGTCAACAGCAGCACGTCCAG GTCCAGCTCCTCAGAGAAGGACGTCCCCATTATATTCATCCATCCGCTGAAGACCGGCCTGTTCCGGATCAAACTACATGGGGCTCTGGGAAAATTCAGCATGGTCATTCCTCTAGTGGACAACATGGTGGTCAGCAGGAGATCactgg GGTTCCTGGTGCGTCAGACTGTAATAAACGCGTGTCGGAGGAAGCGTCTCGAGAGCGACTCTTACAGCCCTCCTCACGTGCGGCGGAAACAGAAAATCGCAGAAATCGTGAACCGTTACCGTAACAAACAGCTGGAGCCCGAGTTCTACACCTCGCTGTTTCAGGAGGTGGGTGAGACGAGCCTCAACCCGTGA